The Streptococcus sp. DTU_2020_1001019_1_SI_AUS_MUR_006 sequence CTACAAATCAAAGTGGGCAAACCGAAAGAACACGAGTCCGTGTCCTTTGAACAGTTCATCAAGGTATTGAAAGAGCAAAAAGAAAGTAAAAACAAGGAAGTCTTAGTCCATAATTTCCAGAAGTATATAAGTTGCCACCTTTTGCCACTCTCTGAATACAATGAGCTTAGAAAGGCTGCCAGTCTCCCTCCTCTAGAATTAACAAACAAGGAAGCCTACTTGTATATGGGAAAAGATTTTCTCCCGGATGATAATCTAGTTAACTCTGTTCTGAAAACAAATCCTCAAATCAAAGTCATGGGAAATGATGTAAAATTGATTGGAGAGGTTCAGTCTTTACCGATTGTAACGGATCGTGAAATAACCATTTCTATAGCCCTCATAGTCCCAGATGAAACCTTTATGAGCTATACAGATGGTCGGTATTCAAATTATGTTAGTGGTATCTTGGCTCCTGAGTTGGTCAAGGAAAAAGGCCTGATGAAAGCTATCTCAGATACCAATAAAAAACTGAATCAAAGCCCTCTTGGCTATGAAAGTTATATACAAAATATGGGAAGACAATTATTTTACATTATCTCTGCCAGCTATATCACCATCTATCTGGCTATCATCTTCCTTGTTGTCGCAAATACAATTATCGGCGTTCAGTTTTTGATGGGACAAAGACAATCCTACAGACGATACCAGACCTTAATCCATCTCGGAGCAAACTACGAAACTCTTTGTAAATCTTCAGAAAAGCAAATCAATTGGTATTTTGGTCTACCAATAGCTCTTGCACTTATCAGTAGTAGCTTCGGAGTGAGCTCCCTCCTCACAGGAATAGTACCAGCCAGTTCAAGAATGGCCATGGGGCAGAAATTTATCACAGCCATGCTGATAATACTGCTGTTAGCTGGATTTGAAGTCATCTATATAAGAATTGTAAAGAAAAATAGCAACAAGTACTTGTTGTCATTAATGGAACCCAAAAGAGATGAATAAGGTAGAATAAAATAGGAAAAGGAGGAGCCGATATGAAGCATATTCTGGTTATTGAAGATGAAGCCTTGATTCGAGATGAAATTGTCATTTTGTTAGAGAAAGCGGGTTATCAAGTTGATAAGTTGACTGACTTCAAAGATACAAGCCAGCAAGTATTGCAATACGATACGGATTTAATCGTACTGGATTTGAATTTACCAGGAGAAACAGGGTTTCAAATTTGTAAAAATCTCAAGTCCAAACGCTCTGTGCCCATATTGGTTCTCACCTCCCGTGAACAACTAAAAGATGAAATTTACGCCCTAAAATTAGGGGCTGACGAGTACTTAACAAAACCTTTCAAGAAAGAAAGATTCTTGGCTCGTATAGAAAACATCTTGAAACGCTATGAAGGTAGACAAAATTTGCTTGAAAAAGATAATTTCCTGCTGGATAGAAATACCTATACTCTTTATATCAACGGACATTCGATTTTACTCCCTCAAAATCAAGGGAAATTGTTAGAAACCTTATTAGTGGCAACTGATTCAGTCGTCACAAAAGAAGAACTAAGTATGAAACTGTGGAATACAACTGAGTTCATCGATGAAAATGCCCTACAAGTAAACATTGCAAGGCTGAAAAAGGTGATGAAACAGGCTGGCATTGCTCTTCAAGTCAAGTCCGTCAGAGGTATTGGTTACAAGCTAGAAGAGGTAAGTCCAGATGAAACATAATCTAAAATATCTAGCTAGTTATCTGCCTTGGTTACTTGTTCTCTTAGCATTTGATCTATTTACAGCTATCCTGCTTTGGCTTTCAGATGTGAGAATGTTTCAAGCTCTCGTCCTTCTCTATATTTTAGCCACCGTCCTGCTTTTTTTCATCCTATCATTCTTACTTATAAGAAAAGAAAGAAAAAAATCCGCTGCTTATAAATCCTTCATAGCCAATCCTAAAATCGATACTGAGCTTGAATTATTGAATTTATCAAGTGCCTCAGAGAAAGAAAGCATTGAAAAAATAGCAGATACACTTTATCAAAAGCAGGCTCAAATAGGAAAGCTAAACTCATTACTAGCCGACTATGAGGACTATGTTGAAAAGTGGGCTCATGAAATCAAACTCCCTCTATCCCTTCTTTCCCTCCTTTTGGACAACCAAAGTGACCAGTTGCCTGAGGATACAGCTTTTAAGTTGGACTATGTAAAAAATCAAATCCAAGGAAATGTATCACAGATCTTATTCTATTATAGGGTGAAAAGTGAGAAAAATGATTTTCTATTTGAAGACCTTGACCTAGAAGAGTGTATCCAAGATCTTTTAGAGAACTTTGATCCCTTGCTCAAAGAAAAGAATTTTACGATTAAGTTAGAAAACATACAAGGAACCTGCTACACCGATCAACGCAGTTTTGAATTTATCCTGTCTCAAATACTAGCCAACGCCCTTAAATATAGCTCTGAAAAACCAGAACTCAAGATTTCTATGTCAAGTGACAAGGGGCGCAAAACCCTGATTATTAGGGATAATGGGTGTGGAGTTAAAGCTTGCGACCTCCCTCATATCTTTGAAAAAGGATTTACAGGTGATTCAGGAGAGACAAGGAAAAAATCAACAGGCATGGGTCTCTATCTTGTCAAACAATTAGCAGATGCTTTAAAAATCGACATCGTAGTAAAATCCGAATGGATGCATGGATTTGAAATCTCTCTTTCTATTTCGTAATTTTTCGATTAAGAAAATTGCCTAGTCATAGAAAGCACATATTTTATACCAAAAAGGAAAGCTGTACTGACTCCCAAAAGTTGGACAAATAATTATTGAAAGGATTTGGTTCTGTATTGCACAGGGCTAAGTCCTTTTCTACCATTTGTCAAGTATATCAAGGTATTTGATGAAAAATAGTTTGATTTCCATAGTCAAACTAAGGAAATTGTCTTTTTCTGAACTAAAGTTTAGTGAAAAAAGTGTACACTAAATCAACACCTTATCTGGTGATTTTTTTGATAAGGCGTTACAATAATATGGCATAAACAATTTTCTACCATTTGTCAAGTATATCAAGGTATTTGATGAAAAATAGTTTGATTTCCATAGTCAAACTAAGGAAATTGTCTTTTTCTGAACTAAAGTTTAGTGAAAAAAGTGTACACTAAATCAACACCTTATCTGGTGATTTTTTTGATAAGGCGTTATAATAATATGGCATAAACAATTTTACCGATTTTGGGTAGAAGTATAATCATAAAGTTTGTTATGCGTTATGAGGTAATACATTGTTCTAATGAGACGATGTATAGAGGCAATCGTGTGTGGTTTAGTTGAAGTCACTTGCGATTGTCTTTTCCGTTTCTCATAGAAGTCTGCGATATGACAAGGATTGGTGTGGCTAGCTGAAGCTATGTTATGAATGCACTTAAAAAGAATCTTTCTGGCATAGGGATTCCCACGTTTAGTGATATGTTCCTTAGCTAGAAAATTTCCAGATTCATAGTGTCTGAGGTCAATGCCTATAAAAGCATTGATTTGATTGGCAGAGTGAAATCGACGAATGTCACCAAGTTCGCCAATAATACTTGTCGCTGTGGTTTCGGCTATTCCAGGAATAGAGAGAAGAATCTCGTATTCTGGCAAAGATTGAGCTAATGTTACCATCTCCTCTAAAACACCTTGTCTGTGTTCCGAAAGCCTAAGTAACTCCCCTGCATAGTATTTGACCTCTTCTATCACTGGAGAGGTTTTCTTAACCGCACAATAAGACTGATTAGCTAGTTTTGTAAGCTTATCTACTAAGTAAGTCACACGTTTTTCAGAGATGCGTTTTGCCGTAGACTGACGGATGATAGCTGTTAATGTGGCGTCATCTGACTCCAGTACAAAACTATTACATGGAAAAGTCATGACCAAGTTCCAATATTGTTCCCCAGTTGGTGCCGACAAGATGTTTTCCAATTCAGGAAAAGTGACCTGTAAAACCTTGTGCAGACGGTTTTTAGCGCAGACGATATCCTCAGTAAGATTCTGATAGAAACGGCTGAGATCGCGTAATTCTTGATAAAGCGCTTCTTGGACATAGCTTGGTTTACGATTGAGGATGAACTGAGACGCAGCTAGTTTTTCAGCGTCAATCTTATCGGTTTTACGTACTCGTAAGCTATCTAGTTGTTTTTTGGATTCTAAGGGATTGAGCCGTGTATAAGCGTAACTATTATCCTCAAAGAAGGCCTGAAGACGACGAGAATAGACACCAGTCGCCTCGAAGATAATCTCTGGCTCGTGAACAGTCTTCAAGTCCCCAAGTAGTCGATTAAATCCGATGGCATCATTGGGAATGGTATAGCCATGTACTTTTTCTCCATTGACCAAGATGGCCACTTCTGAGCTTGCTTTACTCACGTCAATCCCAAAAACTACTCGCATGATATTACCTCTTTGTCTTGAATGATTCCTTGCTTTAGTGATGTCATTTTCAATACTCGACGTTTTTCGTCCCACATACTTTGATAACATTCTTCCTAAAACAGGTGTCTTGTCAGTTTTAGTTACGACGTCTAGCGCCAAAGGACTTATCGACTTAACAAGACACCACTACTTTAACATAACGAAAAAGTAGTGAGTACTTTCTCCCGTCGGAGATTTCCTCACTACTAATCTTAGTATGTTTTAGTTTGACTTTAATTCGTTTCTTGTTTTAGTTCTGGAGAATAATAACGATTCATCCCTTTCTTGACGATATCTATGCCATAACGGTCAATTAATTTCATCATGTACTTTAGACCAGAAACATCCACACCAAATCTTTTCGAAAGCTGTTTGAAGCTTTGTCCTTGCTTTCTTAGTTCATAAATCCGAACTTTATCTTCATAATTCAATTTCATAATAAAACACTCCAAAAGTTAGATTTTTTCTGTCTAACTTTTGGGGTGCAGTTCAAATTTCTGATGGGGTTTTTATATTTCTTTCTAATTCTTACCAGAAAAACTTTCGATAAATTCTAGCAATCGTTAAAAAGATAGCGTAGACTATACCTAAGATGGTTAAAACTATTTTTCC is a genomic window containing:
- a CDS encoding response regulator transcription factor, coding for MKHILVIEDEALIRDEIVILLEKAGYQVDKLTDFKDTSQQVLQYDTDLIVLDLNLPGETGFQICKNLKSKRSVPILVLTSREQLKDEIYALKLGADEYLTKPFKKERFLARIENILKRYEGRQNLLEKDNFLLDRNTYTLYINGHSILLPQNQGKLLETLLVATDSVVTKEELSMKLWNTTEFIDENALQVNIARLKKVMKQAGIALQVKSVRGIGYKLEEVSPDET
- a CDS encoding sensor histidine kinase, coding for MKHNLKYLASYLPWLLVLLAFDLFTAILLWLSDVRMFQALVLLYILATVLLFFILSFLLIRKERKKSAAYKSFIANPKIDTELELLNLSSASEKESIEKIADTLYQKQAQIGKLNSLLADYEDYVEKWAHEIKLPLSLLSLLLDNQSDQLPEDTAFKLDYVKNQIQGNVSQILFYYRVKSEKNDFLFEDLDLEECIQDLLENFDPLLKEKNFTIKLENIQGTCYTDQRSFEFILSQILANALKYSSEKPELKISMSSDKGRKTLIIRDNGCGVKACDLPHIFEKGFTGDSGETRKKSTGMGLYLVKQLADALKIDIVVKSEWMHGFEISLSIS
- a CDS encoding IS110 family transposase; translation: MRVVFGIDVSKASSEVAILVNGEKVHGYTIPNDAIGFNRLLGDLKTVHEPEIIFEATGVYSRRLQAFFEDNSYAYTRLNPLESKKQLDSLRVRKTDKIDAEKLAASQFILNRKPSYVQEALYQELRDLSRFYQNLTEDIVCAKNRLHKVLQVTFPELENILSAPTGEQYWNLVMTFPCNSFVLESDDATLTAIIRQSTAKRISEKRVTYLVDKLTKLANQSYCAVKKTSPVIEEVKYYAGELLRLSEHRQGVLEEMVTLAQSLPEYEILLSIPGIAETTATSIIGELGDIRRFHSANQINAFIGIDLRHYESGNFLAKEHITKRGNPYARKILFKCIHNIASASHTNPCHIADFYEKRKRQSQVTSTKPHTIASIHRLIRTMYYLITHNKLYDYTSTQNR